From Candidatus Woesearchaeota archaeon, one genomic window encodes:
- a CDS encoding histidine phosphatase family protein, with product MKQTIVYFVRHGTIENPGTIPGDYDFNLNSKGKAEIQKAANWLSNKDISAIYSSPIKRTLESAEIIQKKFLSLRINKSFEIREWIRPWRGKAYEKVIKTREWQVYLNNPTKLTGYQDLKGLSKRMLNFLKKLLKKHSAKEIVCVTHRDPIVALRLKLERKPLDLLNKISCERGSINILYFNGGKLNKIRYVEPE from the coding sequence ATGAAGCAAACAATAGTCTATTTTGTCAGGCATGGAACAATTGAAAATCCCGGAACAATACCGGGGGATTATGATTTTAACTTGAATTCAAAAGGAAAAGCTGAAATTCAAAAAGCGGCTAATTGGCTAAGCAATAAAGATATATCTGCAATATATTCAAGCCCGATAAAAAGAACTCTTGAGAGCGCGGAAATAATCCAAAAGAAGTTTTTGAGTCTTAGAATAAATAAATCTTTTGAGATCAGGGAATGGATTAGGCCCTGGAGAGGAAAAGCCTATGAAAAAGTCATTAAAACAAGAGAATGGCAGGTATACCTTAACAATCCTACAAAATTAACTGGCTACCAAGATCTTAAGGGGCTATCAAAGAGGATGTTAAATTTTTTAAAAAAGCTATTAAAGAAACATTCAGCAAAAGAAATTGTTTGTGTTACACATCGAGACCCAATCGTGGCATTAAGATTAAAGCTTGAGAGAAAACCTCTAGATTTACTAAACAAGATTAGTTGTGAAAGAGGTTCCATTAATATTCTTTATTTTAATGGCGGTAAATTAAACAAAATAAGATACGTAGAACCAGAATGA
- a CDS encoding EamA family transporter has protein sequence MATKAWAIILIFIVTILTSVAQILYKLGVNKIDSFSFYSVITNYILIGGLLVYGIAAILMLIAFKGGDVSVLYPIIAASYIFVGLLSIYFFGDAMNMLKWLGVLSILFGVIFINLKPAGGKK, from the coding sequence ATGGCAACAAAAGCATGGGCAATCATACTGATATTCATCGTTACAATTCTTACATCAGTTGCCCAGATTCTCTATAAATTGGGCGTCAATAAAATTGATTCTTTCAGCTTTTATTCAGTAATAACCAACTATATATTAATAGGCGGCCTACTGGTATACGGCATTGCAGCCATTCTTATGCTCATTGCCTTTAAAGGCGGCGATGTTTCTGTCCTTTATCCCATAATTGCAGCAAGCTACATCTTTGTCGGTTTGTTGTCGATCTATTTTTTCGGTGATGCCATGAATATGCTTAAATGGCTCGGTGTTTTATCAATTTTATTCGGAGTTATTTTCATAAACCTTAAGCCAGCAGGAGGGAAAAAATAA
- a CDS encoding protein translocase subunit SecF, with protein sequence MLAVLLAAIIQVVYQAATTGDFINKGISLKGGLSLTIFSEKQMGAAEIENYLRQSFTKAEISVRVLGSGGKQTGIIIEASGVDENELLSSLQDKIGPLSKDQYTAEEMGSSLGQSFFRETITTMIFAFVLMGIVVFIYFRNLVPSSFVILCAFADIVMPLAVINLLGVKVSTAGIAAFLMLIGYSVDTDILLTTRVLKRKEGSILVRTLDAMKTGMTMSLTSFAAVVVAFIFTNSETIKQIMLILAIGLLFDIVNTWITNAGILRWYLEWKEKKRAGNESQQA encoded by the coding sequence ATGCTCGCTGTGCTATTGGCTGCGATCATCCAGGTGGTTTATCAGGCAGCAACAACAGGAGATTTCATCAACAAAGGCATATCCTTAAAGGGCGGCCTGTCATTGACTATATTTTCTGAAAAACAGATGGGCGCAGCAGAGATTGAAAATTACTTAAGACAATCATTCACCAAAGCCGAGATTAGTGTAAGAGTCCTGGGAAGCGGCGGAAAGCAGACAGGCATAATAATAGAGGCATCCGGCGTTGATGAAAATGAACTGCTCTCATCCTTGCAGGATAAAATCGGCCCGCTGTCAAAAGACCAGTACACTGCTGAAGAAATGGGCTCTTCCCTTGGCCAGAGCTTTTTCAGGGAAACTATAACAACCATGATTTTTGCTTTTGTGTTGATGGGCATAGTTGTATTCATTTACTTCAGAAACCTTGTTCCATCATCATTCGTAATATTGTGCGCTTTTGCAGATATTGTCATGCCTTTGGCAGTAATAAATCTTCTCGGAGTTAAAGTTTCAACAGCAGGCATTGCAGCATTTTTAATGCTGATAGGTTATAGCGTTGATACTGATATACTATTAACAACAAGGGTCCTAAAAAGGAAAGAAGGAAGTATTTTAGTCAGGACTTTGGATGCAATGAAAACCGGCATGACAATGTCCTTAACTTCTTTTGCTGCAGTTGTTGTCGCATTCATATTCACAAATTCAGAAACAATAAAGCAGATAATGCTCATATTGGCAATAGGGCTTTTGTTTGATATAGTAAATACATGGATCACAAACGCAGGAATATTAAGATGGTATTTAGAATGGAAAGAAAAGAAGAGAGCAGGAAATGAATCTCAACAAGCCTAA
- the cutA gene encoding divalent cation tolerance protein CutA yields the protein MMLIYITCKDEEEARKISMHLVKNRLAACTNMFPIRSFYWWKDKIEETDEYVVLAKTIDENYEKIKKEVKKIHSYEVPCIMKMNVDVNEEYGKWVEKETKQ from the coding sequence ATGATGCTGATTTACATAACCTGCAAAGATGAAGAAGAAGCAAGAAAGATCTCTATGCATCTGGTTAAGAATAGGCTTGCAGCATGCACTAATATGTTTCCGATCAGAAGCTTTTACTGGTGGAAAGACAAGATAGAAGAAACAGATGAATATGTTGTATTGGCTAAAACAATAGATGAAAATTATGAGAAAATAAAGAAAGAAGTCAAGAAGATCCATTCTTATGAAGTGCCGTGCATTATGAAGATGAATGTTGATGTAAATGAAGAATATGGAAAATGGGTTGAAAAGGAAACAAAACAATAA
- a CDS encoding EamA family transporter gives MGTQLWAIGLVILGTVIAALAPILWKKASNEFSGIKVYMNWKFIGGVVLYGLGTVAFIPALKGGELSVLYPFVSLSYVWVSLLSIKFLKEKMTLLRWIGIGLIILGVSFIGIGS, from the coding sequence ATGGGTACGCAGTTATGGGCAATCGGCCTTGTGATATTGGGCACAGTCATTGCAGCATTAGCTCCAATACTCTGGAAAAAGGCTTCAAATGAATTTTCAGGCATAAAAGTATACATGAATTGGAAATTTATTGGCGGAGTTGTATTATACGGCCTCGGCACAGTTGCATTCATTCCTGCATTGAAAGGCGGCGAATTATCTGTGCTCTATCCTTTTGTATCGCTGAGCTATGTTTGGGTCAGCTTGCTGTCAATAAAATTTTTAAAGGAAAAAATGACTTTGCTCAGGTGGATCGGCATAGGATTGATTATTTTAGGTGTTAGCTTTATCGGGATTGGGAGCTGA
- the pyrH gene encoding UMP kinase — protein sequence MKTTVVSLGGSLIVPDSIDVGFLKNFRALVLGFIKKNNKIIIVCGGGNVNKKYNTAAKQITDIDDDDLDWLGIACTKLNAELVRCIFSDHAYEKVVNNPTEKIKTNKRIIVASGWEPGHSSDYDSVLLAKNFGSKTIINLTNIDYVYDKDPTKFPDAKPIKEMTWKDYRKIVGDKWTPRLNAPFDPIASKEAERLGIKVMIANGKNLDNLKNILDEKEFIGTLIC from the coding sequence ATGAAAACAACTGTTGTTTCATTAGGCGGTTCATTGATCGTTCCAGACAGCATAGATGTTGGTTTTTTAAAAAATTTCAGAGCTCTTGTTTTAGGCTTTATTAAAAAAAACAATAAAATAATAATTGTATGCGGAGGCGGAAACGTAAATAAGAAGTACAACACTGCAGCAAAACAGATAACCGATATTGATGATGATGATCTCGACTGGCTCGGCATAGCCTGCACAAAATTAAATGCAGAGCTTGTAAGATGCATCTTCTCTGATCATGCTTATGAAAAAGTTGTCAATAACCCGACTGAAAAAATAAAAACAAATAAAAGAATAATTGTTGCATCAGGCTGGGAGCCAGGACATAGCTCTGATTATGACAGCGTATTGCTTGCAAAAAATTTTGGATCAAAAACAATAATTAATCTGACAAATATAGACTATGTTTATGACAAGGATCCAACAAAATTCCCGGATGCAAAGCCAATAAAGGAAATGACGTGGAAAGACTACAGAAAGATTGTCGGCGATAAATGGACTCCAAGGCTGAACGCCCCATTTGATCCCATTGCATCAAAAGAAGCTGAAAGATTGGGGATAAAAGTTATGATTGCTAATGGAAAAAATCTTGATAATTTAAAGAATATATTGGATGAAAAAGAATTCATCGGAACATTAATCTGTTAA